From the Haloarcula sp. H-GB4 genome, one window contains:
- a CDS encoding pyridoxamine 5'-phosphate oxidase family protein — MSSDYQPLLGAELEESVIDEVLTERGVGVLSMAAEGVPYGVPLSFGYDGEDTLYFVFLGATTELRKESYAEQTDVASFTTFDIGQDGAWRSVIVSGPLNRIEIDEWDSARESLADNAYQSNLLSEYELQENPNVWALKAQERSGRAVGQQ, encoded by the coding sequence ATGAGTTCAGATTACCAACCCTTGTTGGGTGCGGAATTGGAAGAATCGGTCATTGATGAGGTGCTAACTGAGAGAGGTGTTGGTGTGCTGTCGATGGCCGCTGAGGGAGTGCCATACGGCGTGCCGCTATCTTTCGGGTACGACGGAGAGGACACCCTATATTTCGTGTTTTTGGGCGCAACCACCGAACTCCGGAAAGAAAGTTACGCGGAACAGACGGATGTCGCGAGTTTTACCACCTTCGATATTGGTCAAGATGGTGCATGGCGGAGTGTGATTGTCTCCGGACCGCTCAACCGCATCGAAATCGACGAATGGGACAGCGCACGTGAGTCACTCGCTGATAACGCGTACCAGTCAAACCTTCTCTCTGAGTACGAACTGCAGGAGAATCCTAACGTGTGGGCACTGAAAGCGCAGGAACGGTCAGGCCGCGCTGTCGGACAGCAGTGA
- a CDS encoding glycosyltransferase family 2 protein — MHSTTHLAVTVFGAIGLFILAYYLVVNGYYLCLHILALFELRDDVREANWDEPFRRFASPFYPGIALVVPAYNEAATIEESVQSMLSLNYPELEVVVVNDGSTDETLERLIERFELEEIEAAVPFEVPSEEIHGTYRSTRYEELLVVDKANGGKSDALNAGIWLTEMALFCAVDSDTIIDRDALLQIVKPFLKRPGTTVATGGVIRVANECIVKDGLVKEVKLPKTGLPGLQVMEYLRAFYSGRLGLNRLKGLILISGAFGLFRTDVVREIGGYRHDTITEDFDIIVRLHRYLTDEGREYTVDFVPEPVAWTEVPSNRRMLGRQRRRWFRGMVETVVTNRGMLFNPSYGRVGTVILPFFVAAEVFGPLIEGLGYIILPLAWYFGVLSIEFVIVFFLLTTGFGIFLSWFGVFSEVWSFNRYEDPRQIGRLLWYGVLENFGYRQWKTIVAWQGLIEYFRGVDSWGVMERGGFSVENREDS; from the coding sequence ATGCATTCAACGACTCATCTGGCCGTCACAGTGTTTGGCGCAATTGGGCTGTTCATTCTTGCCTACTATCTCGTAGTAAACGGCTATTATCTCTGTCTCCATATTCTGGCTCTGTTCGAGTTGCGCGACGACGTGCGTGAAGCAAACTGGGATGAGCCGTTCAGGCGGTTTGCCAGCCCGTTTTATCCAGGGATTGCGCTTGTCGTTCCAGCCTACAACGAGGCAGCGACGATTGAAGAGAGTGTCCAGTCGATGCTGTCGCTGAACTACCCAGAACTCGAGGTTGTCGTCGTCAACGATGGGTCAACTGATGAGACGCTTGAGAGATTGATCGAACGGTTTGAACTCGAGGAAATCGAGGCAGCCGTGCCATTCGAAGTGCCTAGCGAAGAGATACACGGGACATACCGGTCAACCCGATACGAGGAGCTGTTGGTTGTTGACAAGGCAAACGGGGGCAAGAGTGACGCACTCAATGCCGGTATCTGGCTGACAGAGATGGCGCTGTTCTGTGCGGTCGATTCGGATACGATTATCGACAGAGATGCATTATTGCAGATCGTCAAACCGTTTCTCAAGCGGCCGGGGACGACAGTGGCGACAGGCGGCGTCATCAGAGTAGCAAACGAATGTATTGTCAAGGATGGCCTCGTCAAAGAGGTGAAGCTTCCGAAGACTGGGCTCCCAGGACTACAGGTAATGGAGTATCTCCGTGCGTTCTACTCCGGTCGACTCGGACTCAATCGGCTCAAAGGATTAATTCTCATCTCGGGTGCGTTCGGTCTCTTTCGAACCGACGTTGTCCGCGAGATTGGTGGCTATCGCCATGACACGATTACAGAAGACTTCGACATCATCGTTCGCCTCCACCGGTATCTGACCGACGAAGGACGGGAATACACTGTCGATTTTGTGCCCGAGCCAGTCGCCTGGACGGAAGTTCCAAGCAATAGACGCATGCTCGGCCGCCAGCGCCGTCGCTGGTTCCGTGGAATGGTTGAGACGGTTGTCACGAATCGAGGAATGCTATTCAACCCATCGTACGGCCGCGTCGGAACAGTCATTCTTCCGTTCTTTGTCGCAGCGGAGGTGTTTGGTCCACTTATCGAGGGGCTAGGCTACATTATTCTCCCGCTTGCGTGGTACTTTGGGGTGTTGAGCATCGAATTTGTCATTGTTTTCTTTTTGCTTACGACTGGGTTTGGTATCTTCCTGTCATGGTTCGGCGTGTTCAGCGAAGTCTGGAGTTTCAACCGATATGAAGACCCACGGCAGATAGGACGATTACTGTGGTACGGCGTGCTGGAGAACTTCGGTTAC
- a CDS encoding HEAT repeat domain-containing protein: MQGAVAVGEYSVPISVILAVIGLLVGIGLIVSLALTMGLSSYRYLKATQRSRVRSDVQDELLSRAFAPESKWDEWVPTLSKTERSVAMELLAEYLRELDGSEADSLKQLGAALGIPDDARSDLERGHTFVRLQALTWLIRLDDPDPYHAASYEPTTQAERAAVARLLFQTGQLDSPAEGVELLLDGATTEFSVFGQDTLYRLAREAPDTMFALAANRYEAWSDALLAQVLLVHGQLGTGIRTADISWLTSNLEADDEGVRAAAASALGSFGWRPELRDSRFLARATADSSPRVRGAVYEMLGSWGDQEAVTILLYALVSEEDPRALVRGTNALVRRQDQIGRSGPAILGAAWEWSSEHVSYDSVARGHTRATQG, encoded by the coding sequence ATGCAGGGTGCTGTGGCGGTAGGTGAGTATTCCGTACCCATCAGTGTCATCCTCGCTGTTATAGGACTCCTCGTTGGAATCGGACTCATAGTCTCGCTTGCACTCACAATGGGGCTGTCGAGCTACCGGTATCTCAAGGCCACACAGCGGAGTCGTGTGCGCTCGGACGTACAAGACGAGCTACTCAGCAGAGCCTTTGCACCAGAATCAAAGTGGGACGAATGGGTCCCTACTCTTTCGAAGACAGAACGGAGCGTCGCGATGGAACTTCTAGCAGAGTATCTTCGTGAGCTTGACGGGAGCGAAGCCGACTCGCTCAAGCAGCTCGGTGCCGCGTTGGGCATCCCAGATGACGCCCGGTCTGATTTAGAACGTGGTCATACGTTCGTTCGATTACAGGCATTAACGTGGCTCATCAGACTAGATGATCCAGATCCGTATCATGCGGCATCTTACGAGCCAACGACACAGGCCGAGCGAGCGGCCGTAGCGCGTCTGCTCTTTCAGACCGGACAGTTGGATTCCCCCGCAGAGGGCGTCGAGTTACTGCTAGATGGGGCGACAACGGAGTTCAGTGTCTTTGGTCAAGATACGCTGTATCGGCTTGCACGGGAGGCCCCCGATACGATGTTTGCACTTGCAGCAAACCGGTACGAGGCGTGGTCAGATGCACTGTTGGCGCAAGTGTTACTCGTTCACGGACAACTCGGAACCGGCATTCGCACAGCAGATATATCTTGGTTGACATCCAATTTGGAGGCTGATGACGAGGGTGTACGAGCGGCCGCAGCAAGTGCGCTTGGCAGTTTCGGCTGGCGACCGGAGCTTCGAGATTCACGGTTTCTGGCCCGGGCCACGGCTGATTCCTCGCCGCGTGTTCGGGGTGCTGTCTACGAGATGCTGGGTTCATGGGGCGATCAAGAGGCAGTGACAATCCTTCTCTATGCGCTTGTTTCCGAAGAGGATCCACGGGCGTTAGTCCGTGGAACGAACGCACTGGTGCGACGACAGGATCAGATCGGTCGTAGTGGACCAGCTATTCTCGGCGCTGCCTGGGAATGGAGCAGTGAACACGTATCATACGATAGTGTCGCCCGGGGCCACACCCGGGCCACCCAGGGATAA
- a CDS encoding response regulator transcription factor, with translation MGDEILVVDDDETLRQLLTHRLESAGYAVRVCEDGQAAADLLDTGYEPALVICDVMMPRLDGTRLLRMIRGGELAVRSDLPIVMLTSRGQEEHVLEGFDSGADDYVTKPFRAQELLARVRRYATA, from the coding sequence ATGGGTGATGAAATACTCGTAGTTGATGACGATGAAACACTTCGGCAGTTGCTCACCCACCGATTGGAGAGTGCGGGATACGCTGTCCGCGTCTGTGAGGACGGACAGGCCGCGGCCGATCTGCTTGATACGGGGTATGAACCAGCACTGGTTATTTGTGATGTGATGATGCCGCGTCTCGACGGGACCCGACTACTACGGATGATCCGGGGCGGTGAGTTGGCAGTGCGTTCGGACTTACCCATTGTCATGCTCACATCTCGTGGACAGGAAGAGCACGTACTAGAGGGGTTTGACTCCGGCGCGGATGATTATGTCACCAAGCCGTTTCGTGCACAAGAGCTACTAGCTCGGGTTCGAAGATATGCGACGGCGTGA